The following coding sequences are from one Plectropomus leopardus isolate mb chromosome 10, YSFRI_Pleo_2.0, whole genome shotgun sequence window:
- the myl1 gene encoding myosin light chain 1, skeletal muscle isoform yields MAPKKDPKAPAKKAEPAPAPAPAPEPAPAPAAPAIDLSAVKVEFSADQIDDYREAFGLFDRVGDNKVAYNQIADIMRALGQNPTNKEVNKLLGNPSAEDMANKRVEFEGFLPMLQTIINSPNKAGYEDYVEGLRVFDKEGNGTVMGAELRIVLSTLGEKMTEAEIDALMAGQEDENGCVNYEAFVKHIMSV; encoded by the exons ATGGCACCCAAGAAGGACCCTAAGGCTCCCGCCAAGAAGGCCGAACCTGCACCTGCACCTGCACCGGCACCAGAACCAGCCCCTGCTCCAGCGGCACCTGCTATCGACCTGTCCGCCGTCAAG GTGGAGTTCAGCGCAGACCAGATTGATG ACTACAGGGAGGCCTTTGGTCTGTTCGACAGGGTGGGTGACAACAAGGTGGCTTACAACCAGATCGCTGACATCATGCGCGCTCTGGGACAGAACCCCACCAACAAGGAAGTGAACAAGCTGCTGGGAAACCCCAGTGCCGAAG ACATGGCCAACAAGAGAGTAGAGTTCGAGGGTTTCCTCCCTATGCTCCAGACCATCATCAACAGCCCAAACAAGGCCGGATACGAGGACTATGTTGAGGGTCTGCGTGTCTTCGACAAGGAGGGCAACGGCACAGTGATGGGTGCTGAGCTGCGTATTGTGCTGTCAACACTGG GAGAGAAGATGACTGAGGCTGAGATTGATGCTCTCATGGCAGGACAGGAGGATGAGAACGGCTGTGTCAATTACGAGG